TCACTACATCCATTGAAATAAGATTTTCTGTTTCGTCAAACTCCGGCAAAAACTCAACTCCTTTACTGAACAGGTATCGCATCAGTTGAATCCTTCTGTATCGCGTTAGAGATGGCGGATCTTCACCTTCAAGGCGCGTACCTTTAATAGGTGTAAATGCAAAAAGCCCTACCGTAATTCCATTATCAAACATCTTTTTCATTACACCATACAATTCCATGTCCGTTTCGCCCATGCCAACGATAATATGCGTTGTGATCCTTCCCTTAAATAATTCTCCGGCGCGAAGTATCAAATCAACCATTCTTTTAAAATCTCCTCCACGATACTTGCTGTAAGTTGTTTCAGTTGCAACATCCAGTGCAATGCCTACACGCTCAACGCCGGCTTTAAAAAGCTCTTCCAAATCTTCCATTCTGTTAACCCTAATAGAAACAGACACAGGAAGAGAAGAAACATCTTTTATCTCCCGTATAAAAAACAGCACATCTTCCAGAAAACCATGGCTGTTTACTACCTGGAAACAAACTCTTTTTATAAAACTCGGCGCATCTTTTATGGCGGCTTTCAATTCCTCCCACTCCACCGCCGGCCAGATAACGCGCGAAAGCTGCTCCACAGAACCCTTGGAATTTGACGCCTGGGAACAATAAGCGCAATCATACATACACCGCTCACCAACCATAAGATAAACCGTGGTAGGAGGCACAGGCAATTTTATGTCGCGCATCCCCAGCGCCCCTAAACTCCCAATTGACGCTCTAATCTTTCGCTCCATCATCCTTTATCTTCCCTCTGTGTCACACTGGTGCCAGGCACCAGTGTGACACTAACCTGTTTGTTTACACTATTTATTCTACTAATTGCATTTATATACCTCCTATCTCCCCTCTCGATGCTGTCAGATACTTTTTCGGCAATCCTGTACACACCTCTACGGGAGATTCCAACAGTTCTTCCAATGTCACTTTTACTAAAACCAGCTTGATATAAAAAATAAATTAAACTATTTCGCAAAACTGTATTATCTGAAAGATCCCCTATGTGCTCTCTAACAACTTCCATGTAACGAATAATTTCTTTGTAATCCATATCATCGTTTTCTGCTTCAAATTTCTTAAATTCTAATGAATCTATTTTCTTCTCGGAAATCTTTACAAAATCTCTTACAGACATATCTACCAAAGACAAAGCTTCCCTGATGTGCAGCCAGGGATAAGGATCTTCCTCAAAGAGATACCTATAACTTCCCCACTCATATTTCTCAGCTTTTTCTACTACTCCTGCAGCAACAGGATTTATTGCAATATACCGCATTGCGGCAACAAAATACTGGTCGTCTTCCACAAGAAAACTTTTATATCTATCATGGAACAGATGTCCTGTTAGGCCATGCATATAATTAAAACGATGAGAATATATAGTATTTAAACGATGCATAAAGTCAGAAAGATTATTTTTGTTTGTCCTGAGAAGAATATGATAATGATTGCTCATCAGTACATACGAAAAAATCATAGTATCAAAATTATTACTGTTCTTTGCAAGATTTTTCAGGAAAAATGTTCTATCTATATCATTAATGAAAATTTTCTTGCCAGTGTTACCTTTAGAAATAATATGATAGATACCACCTGCTAATTGAGTTCTTTTTTCTCTTCCCATTTTTTATCTCCTTAGTTTACGTCACACTAGTGTCTGGCACCAGTGTGACGTAAACTTAAATGAGGGCGCAGCATTCCTCAACAGTGGTGATTTGTTCACCATCTTTTTTTACGCATTCAACTAAAGGTTTTGTAGGTTTTACAAAGCCCTTCACGCCTTCTTCATACGCCATTATGTCCAACCTTTCCCTGTACTTGCCGAAAGGCCGCATGCATCCCAAAAACATTGTCGTTTGGGTGAGCCGCTTGTGAGCTTTATTTAACACCTTTTGCACATCTTCAAGAGATGGAACAGGACAATTCTCAAACGGTGTCTTACATGTAGGAATAAAAATATTGATTACAAGAAGCGTAGGC
The Caldisericota bacterium DNA segment above includes these coding regions:
- a CDS encoding radical SAM protein, with protein sequence MMERKIRASIGSLGALGMRDIKLPVPPTTVYLMVGERCMYDCAYCSQASNSKGSVEQLSRVIWPAVEWEELKAAIKDAPSFIKRVCFQVVNSHGFLEDVLFFIREIKDVSSLPVSVSIRVNRMEDLEELFKAGVERVGIALDVATETTYSKYRGGDFKRMVDLILRAGELFKGRITTHIIVGMGETDMELYGVMKKMFDNGITVGLFAFTPIKGTRLEGEDPPSLTRYRRIQLMRYLFSKGVEFLPEFDETENLISMDVV
- a CDS encoding transposase; this encodes MGREKRTQLAGGIYHIISKGNTGKKIFINDIDRTFFLKNLAKNSNNFDTMIFSYVLMSNHYHILLRTNKNNLSDFMHRLNTIYSHRFNYMHGLTGHLFHDRYKSFLVEDDQYFVAAMRYIAINPVAAGVVEKAEKYEWGSYRYLFEEDPYPWLHIREALSLVDMSVRDFVKISEKKIDSLEFKKFEAENDDMDYKEIIRYMEVVREHIGDLSDNTVLRNSLIYFLYQAGFSKSDIGRTVGISRRGVYRIAEKVSDSIERGDRRYINAISRINSVNKQVSVTLVPGTSVTQREDKG
- a CDS encoding radical SAM protein, encoding PTLLVINIFIPTCKTPFENCPVPSLEDVQKVLNKAHKRLTQTTMFLGCMRPFGKYRERLDIMAYEEGVKGFVKPTKPLVECVKKDGEQITTVEECCALI